The genomic region ATCAAGAGGATACTCAACCGGGTAAGTAGAACTGACGATCCGGCGAAGAATGTTTGGAAGGCTGGGGTAGATATGCTGGGTCCTGATTGGAAATGACTGTCGGGTGCGGGTGATCAGCGTGGCTGGAACAGCTGGAACTGCGCGGCCACGCCCCCGCACCTGAAACACTGAGACAGAGACGAACAGGGACAGACACGACTTACACAGAGTGAACTAGCGGAAGCTAGGTTATGGTCATAACCATAAGGATGATTGTTCGATCCACATCAAAAGGACAAAAGTACACATCAAGACATTCGTCAAATACACATTTGAGCCATAGTTCTTGGCTAACCGTTCGGAACCGTTGCATAAAGCACAGCCATGAATAGTATTGCCATATAGTATTCATGGCTGAGTCTGTTACAGCAGATAATTTGATAGACGTTGGCATGGACGGATTAACATGACCCCGGGCCCTCGACACAAACCAGCCATAGACCCCTACCAACACGCAAATACACGCACTAGCACACcgaatttgagagagagagtggcgcAGACGGCGGGGTGAGCACGGTGTTTTTCCGGGTTAGGGCCGCGgacccccccacagcccccgtACCTGGAGCATCCACCCCCGCAGACTGCACCACCTCCCCAAACTCCTCCGTCACCCGCTCCCAACCCTCTGGTTGCAACCCTCCTCACCAGACGTCGTCGTTGACTACGGCGTCACGACCGGGCGAAGGCGGCGGTGACCGGATGGCGGCCATGGCGACCGCCCTGCTGGtggtctgcctcctcctcctcgcgctcctcctcttcctcacggTGCTCTTTTGTTACAGAGccggccagaggaggaggagtcatcGTGGGTCGCGAGGGGGCGCCATGTGGTCGGCGGGCGGGACCACCGGGTTTGCCGCCGTCGTCCCAGAACGCGGACCGCAAGGCCGTGCCTCCCGGGCCCCCCAGGCTGCTGTACCACGAACGACCTCAACAGTCCCCGGGGGCGCTGTGGATCCGTCTGGAGGAGGGCGGCGAGGGCTTTGATACACGTGGGACACACTACATGGTACCAAAGTCAAGATACTTTTTAACAGAAATACAAGTAAATAATTAGCTGAGGGGACAAAGGCAAAGGCAGCCATAACGAACGAGTGTGGTTTGCAGCAACTGGGAACCAGCCAATGACTCTTTACACTTAACCCATccaaggagaaagaaagaaagaaacccatttgattttttttatgtataatCACAACTATAACGGGTGGACTGCATACTACATCGATGACCCTTGACCTGCCATAAGCAGCTGCAGAATGACCGTATACTGCATATTTGATAATGTTTCACTTTGACACTGGAGAGAAAATTATGTCTACGCCAAAGTCAAACTAGGTGATAGTGTATATATAGTGAACAGATGGCCCCAAGTAACAGGATTTGTACGATCATTTGGCGGATGCTTTATCCAAAGTGCCTTAATAATGTAACTGCAATAATTACAGATACGTGAATGACTGAAACATTAGATTTAAGATGCATCTGTTCTAAGCCGATGCGGCACCAGAACACCACTAACTATTTTTTCTTGACTctgaattgtaaataaaaatcCATATCATTTTCCCTTTCAACAATGTCTGTTCAAAGAGACCAAGTCCAAACTAAatccaaaaaattaaaaatcagAAAAACACATCAATCAAGATATGCTTTAACATAAGGTCAAATTCAATACAGCAAACACGGCTGAATGGACACTACATTTACAGATTCAATGCAATTTACAAATCACTGTTTGTGTGCGAATGCATTTATGCATATGTACCTTCAAAAGTGTTCAGTTAGTAACGCAAAACTAAGTGCAGACCTACAAGCCGATTCAGACACCAGGACAGAAGTCTACTGTTCCTCTGAACACCGTAGAACAGACAATTTATACACAAGTGGTTTGTTGTGATCACACTACATTGTGACAAAGTCAAGATACATTTCAACAGAAAAATAATTAGCTGAGGGGACAAAGGCAAAGGCAGCAAATGCAGCCCTAAATAGAGAACTAGTGTGGTTTGCAGCAACTGAAATCCAGCCAATGTCTTTCATGACTCTTTACTGCCTAACCTCAGCCTCCAACGCAACAACTGTGGgaacatagaaaaaaaaataatacaacaaGAAAAGCATCTATGTATAGCTCTTTCAGTGACCAGGGAAGTCTTCATGTCATCATATTTTATCGAGCTCTTATCGAATGGCAGAACTCGACAAgtatgaatcaaaacaaacaacgTCTGTTGGCATTAAGATATATAAAAATAGTCACAAAGGAATGTTTTCATCAATCATTTCATTAAATACATGTATAATGTACATGTTCATGCTCCCCCTGGGTAGTGTCATTAGCAGGCATGGCTTGTCttaccactgctatgctgatcAGATCATCTGGCAATGCTCTCCTCCATGTGCCTCGGTCAAGGGTCAAGCGAAAAGGTGACAGAGCCTTTGCAGTTGCAGCGCCACGGCTGTGGAACCAATTGCCCCTGGACATTAAAAAAGCTCCGTCCATCTTTGTTTTTAAGTCTAGGCTCAAAACTCACCTTTTCACTCTATCCTTCCCAGCTTCCTAACCCTCCGGCTGTTGCTCCATCTGTAACTCTGGATATGTCTCTTGTTGTCATTGCCGTCTCTGTTCCTGTTGTCATTGTTTCTGTTGATCTGTCTGCCTACTGTTGCTCGTCTcatattgtaattatttgtttacttatttttattttactttattttattttatttatatcactattatgtacagcactttggtcagtgaAAGCTGTGTGAgatgtgctttataaataaattgtacttacttttacttacttacttactatacacagctctacatcaggacaacCCCCACTTCTTCTGCCCCCTGTTTTCTTAGTAAGTGGTACTTCTAACACACATtagtatggaagtaaatctatGTCCTTTTTACTTTgttattcaatacattttatttgatttgattagcattttaccgaccgatacaatggatagggcgtttagtaagGTCCACCACCGTTGCTTCtctccccataaaaagctacagtcagtgtttaatgacattgatttacctttgagcatttcctattataggcaactgtgtaaaatgctgtttagaattaacgttTGTATCATGAAATAAAGTACCAGCGAGGGACGCTCTTATTCCCGCTCTCCGTGCTTGACCGCAATCTAGAATCTAGGATTGATTGCTCTTCCATAGGTTGCCGGATGTTAACACCGAACTTCATACATTGAAATTTGCAGGTGACTTTGGTATGTTGAATTTGGGGCCGTTGAAGATATTTAAGTTGAATTTTTAaacgttgaatatttgattcAGAATTTTTTACAATGATTTGTTGATAATTGAAAGAGTTatattcagaggcaaaaaatccagatgCGTTATTTCAATGCAGAAATCTTCCTTGCTTAGATTCAATGGCTTTTTTGTTTTCAAATTCTGATtacacagatttacttccatagttctccctccctcatcatCCCTTCATGATCAATcaacggcttgtaacagctaatcacactcacacctagtgGTATTATATGACGCCTTTAACCCATTCCCGGTATACAACAGTGGTAGCCGGGATAAGACTGTCTGGACGATGTGTTGATTCTTtggtgagagagcgagggactCACTGATGTGGGGCTGTGCGATTAAACAAATTTTATgaagtatatttattttattcattaaatgtcTTTTGCAGAGCAGCTGGATGACCACTCCACAACTCCACAACTTAGTACATTATTTTGTAAACATTTTCTATATGaacattttgtatatttttttaagggGGACATTTCCAAGTTCTCAGTTCCAAAGAGTTTTTTTCTGAGAAAAATGCCAAAGCGCCTTAACAGTAATGTAACTGCAATAATTACAGATGCATGAGTGACTGAAACATTAGATTTATGATGCAACTGTTCTAAGCAGTGGCGGCCCCAGAGGGAATTGAACCCTGACACTAGTTGAGCAACCCAGGATCAGATTAAAAGACTAAACCATTTTTTATTGAAtcctaaaaataaattaaatatcaatatcattGTCCCTTTGAACAATGTCTGTTCAAAGGGACCAATACCAAACTAATccaatgaataaaatatcagcaaaacaAATGAATCAAGAGTTGCTTTAATAAAAGGTCAAATTCACAACAGCAAACACAGCTGTATACAAATGACTGTATGTGTGGGAATGCATATATGCATATGTACCTTCAAAAGTGTTCATTCAGTAATTTTAAGGAGATCACaccttgcagccaatcagagctcttGGCAGAATGGCAGAACCCAACAAGCGCGAAACAAAACAACGAacatcctttttttctttctttttttatcatcCTTCATTTTTTAGATTATGTTCACAAAGCCCCCTTCTCTTGCTTTCACAGCTCTCATCTGTCCATTTTAAGTTACTCGCCTCGCCAAACCTCCTTAAGCAGTTCTTCTCCCTGCCACCATCAGGTTTTCCTCTGCTCCAGGAGGGGTTATCCACTGACaggacggtcccatcaacccatctccacaTCCCTTCACTGACATTATCTGTCGCTCCGAGCCAGAAGTACCCGCCGTACCCGCTAATgaagtccatctcctctttacTGTCCACGACCACCAGATCTGCTCCATGGGAAACACAGTTCTTCCTGCTCTTATTCCAGGATCCACGCACTTTGGAAAGCAGGTAACATTTATAACCAAAGTCATCCCAACCACTTTGACAGTCCTGTTTACGAAGTAGTgagtctctctgctctgtcacaTTCTTCAGCCTTTGGAGAAGTTCCATGTCTCCGTCCATGCATACGGTCTTGTGTTGCACTACAAACCGAAGCAGTCCAGCCAGCAGGGCAACAGACAGCAGgaccagaagcaccaccacagccctgatcgGCCACTGAGGAGGGCTCACAGGGTCCGGCTGCTGACCTCTTACTGTTCCCAGAGTATTGGAGGACTCATCTGTCCCCATATAGTCCTGGTGTTGATCTCCGAGGCTCTCACTGGTAGCATAGATCtccactatcctctcctctctctctccttgtgtgttcCTGGCCTTGGTCATCATGTTGGGCGTGTTGTAAATCACCTCAGCCATATTCTGGTCCAAACTGGTTTCAGAGTTCCTTATCATCCTACCCCTATGAGTGCTCAGATTTTCTGTGCGTTTTGAATGCCAGCACGTCAGTCTTAACGCCTACTTAGAACAAACAGGAAGTATTGTGACCAGATGCTACTATCTGCATGTGCTTGCAGAGTCACTGTATATGGTTAGACACATCCTCTTTTCTTACTAAGTGGTACGTGCCGTACATACATTATAAACGTAAGGTTGATTGTTCAATCATCATCAAAAGgaccaaaatacacatcaagatATTCTTCAAATACACTTTTGAACCTTAAGACTTGGCTTAAATTAAGCTATAGTTCCCCAGCGGAGCCGATTGCCCATTTGTGAGAGAGGTGTTAAAAATGCATGAAGGATAAGGTAGATGTGCATGTCTTTGCAAGTCGTTTTCATCGGTCTTCTGGGAAAAGATGGCCCACACCATTTATACTGGCCTAGCCCATGATCTCTGCCTAGGCTACCGACCACTTCGGTGTCCGACTTGTACGGCCAACCCAGTATCACGCTTTTTCGAGCTGATAGTGTAACAGTATTGTTAATATGCTCTGCAGGTTTAATAGACGGGGACACTCGTGTTGCCGGTGTAGCCTCGGGTACTTTATTTCAAGCTCGTTTACATTACAGTGTGTTCACCCCTGATCCTTCCCCCATATACTTACTTACAGGTTCCTGCGCATGTCACTACGTCTCCCCCTTTTAGTGAAGCTCCAGCATTTCTTTGAATATTTTCTAATTTCTTTGTTTACCTCGAATATTAATAACCAACAGTAAACATACTCTCCAGTATAATGTTTATCTTCAACACTATAATCCTCTGAGACAAACTGACTTGTGTGGCGTGTTACATCTTTTAACCAAAACCAAGAACACgcattatataattattatcattttgtCTAGGGGTCAGGGTGAACTACTTGATTATCCTGCTCTGTTAAACCACGCTCCCTAACTGTATAAGTGGTGATTACAAGTCCATCCTAGCTGGGTTTCTTATGACCCGCCTTGATCTTGTCACGGTAGTGGTCTCTGGAATGACCCTGATGTggagtctgtctctctgtagacTCCCGAGGGCAGGTCAACGTTTTAAGGTCTTGGTTTTGGAGCTTATTAAACCAGGAAGTTTGTTCCTCCTTCATGTCTTGATCCTTGCTTTTGAAAGCCTGGAGTTCAGGCCACTTAGGCTGTAGATTCTCCTGGCTAACGGGCAAATGTGTTCTGATATGCCGACCCCCTCAATAGCTGTGCTGGGGATGATCCATGTGACAACGGGCTAGCCCTCTAAGCCATGAGTGCCTTGTGTGGATCCTCTCCCTTACCCAGGAGAGATCTCACCGTCCGCACAGCTCCTTCAGCTTCCCCGTTGATCTGTGGATAACGGGGGCTGGTCACATGGCTGGAGTCGTTCTTTCTGGTGAAGTCCGCAAACTCAGTTGCAGAGAATCGGGGGCCGTTGTCGGTGACGACAGTCTCCGGGACTCGATAGCGTGTGAATTTGGACTTCAACTTGTCCTTTACATGGGCTGTGGTAGTTGAGGTGAGGTTAGCTTCTTCAATGTAGCGTGAGAAGCAGTCAATTACCACAAGGCCCATTGCACTCTACCTCTGAAAATGATCTGGTGCAAAGCGCTGCCGTGGTCTGGCAGGTAATGGCCTCGTCAGCAGAGGTTCTGGTGCATTGTAATCCTCCTTTGCACATATCACACAGTTTTCaactttctgttttgtgtttggtCTGACCCGGCTGAAATAGAGACTGCTGTGCTCTGGCGATAAATTTTGTCATGCCACGGCCCagtattctttttttctttttcatctcGATCAAATTTATCCGGATTAAGAAACATTGAATTGGATCACTCTGATCCAAATACCAATTTTCAGGATCACCAAATCCTGTTTACCAGAGGCTTAAACAGAACCAACAGTGTAGCCTACTGGCTTAGCAAAGAACACCAGGTGGGCAAAATATGGGTGGCCACAAATAGccattgtttgttttaatttttaattaacAGAAACATTTTACATTCCTTATTTTGTTCTAATgttaaataacaaaacaaaaaaatactatCAAATAGTCCAAATATAATTGACAGGACAGATACCAGATCTTTCCATCTCTGCCTTTAGGAATTGTATCTCCAGCTGCACTTTGGCCTGCTGCAGTTGGGTAAGCAACATTTTTTATTAATCCAGCTCAATTTGTGCCTCTGTTCTTTCGGTATCCGATTCAGAAGCAACTCGTAGCTATCACCATCCTGGTTTGTAGCTGAGGAACGTTTGTGTTTTCTAGTAGGAACGTCTTGGACTATCTCCCTTACATCCACAGATCTCATTTTGGTCACATTCTTCTGAAGTCGTAGCCTCTGTAATTGTTGCCTCACCATCTCCTTCTATGCCTTCAATGCCATGCAGAGCCTCAGATTTTTCTCCTCCTATAATATCAAGGACCATTTCAGTGAATTTCACCCCTCTTATTTGGCTTACCTGTTTGGTTCTTTTTGGCTTCCGTAAGGTTTCTCGTTGCCTTGGCCCTAAGTGTCTTCCATCGCAACATAACTTGTTTTATAGTCCCCTTCTGGCCTGATCTTTTTCCTGGCCTAAATGTTGTCTTCTCCTTTTTCGGTCACTTCTCCACCCTATGCAGAGCTGAAACCTCCTACTATTGAGGCAAAATTGCCCCGAACACCCTCCTGCAGTGCACAGGTTTCTGCCACAGTGAAATTAGGCCCTTTTGAGTCCATGGTTCCAACTCTTTGGTGTAGCCAATACTGATCTTATAAGCCTTGAGCGTGATTGTTTTGGCTTGTGCTCAATTAGGCTCAAACCAGTCAGCTCGTTGCTGGGTAATGGGTGAGACCATTTAAACACATCATGTCTTTGCACCCACAGCTGATAGCGTTgagatttaatatttattttttggtttacCATATCTCATGTCACATTCTCATTACATGtgacatatattttatttatatccaTGGTCACTGTCTTTATGAATGATTTGTAAGAAATGTATGTATCATCAGTATCCATTGATTTTGTGATCATTCACTTAAAAAAAATCCTGATTTTATTTGGTTGAAAAATCACAACTGAATCCATCCTTCCAAAGAGATCAGGATAATCCTTTTTTGTTGGATCAAATAGCTCCCAAACCGAGTTCAAAATCGTCAACGGATCCGCTCAGGAGGGAGACGAGGGGTTTGTGGTCTGTCTGGATGAGAAAGTCCATTGCTACTAAATAAGACTGAAAGTGCTCACACTCCCAGGTCTGCTCAAGCGCTTCTATTTCAATCTGGGCTCAAGGTCAAGGTCAAGGTTGCATACCCGTGGGTAAATTTGGTTTGCAGGGCAAGAAAAtggcgttcacacacacaagcatacacagtaaaaaaaaaaaggacactaCAAAAATACAGAAGACAAGACACACGCTCCTCCTCTGTCATGCTGCGTGAGATGAAGTCAACTGGACACCAGTCCCCTGACGTGGCTTCTGAGACAAAACCCCTCCGAGCCCAAATGAGGAAGcatctgctgcaacttttgtgTCTTTGTTGGGGAAGTGCTGTGCTAGGACAGCGGGTGAGCTCAGTTCTCAGTTCCGTCCATGCCAGTTTATGACCACTCCCCCCCCTTGGATGGCTTAGACAGGTAAGCCATCCAATAATTTAATTTGGCCCGAATGAAATGATAGGCCTGCGACATccgtcttttttctttcttttgtgcATTTGATACCCCCGCTTTATTTCACATTGCTTCAATTAGTTTAAAACCGACGCCAAAACGCATAATCTTGTGACAACTTTATTGCTTTACACAACATAGGTAGACAGGTAAGCCATGCAATCATTTCATTTTGCCAAATTAATTGATTGGACAGGCTTATTATAGGCCTGCAACATCCAAAGATAACCCagatttattgttattttgtgcATACGATTTTTTAATTACTTCTAGATATTTTTACGTTAACTACAATGGCAAAATTGAGacttatacttttttttttgagactagacttgtttgtttgtttgcttttttgtattttagaaGTGGTATGCCCACTGTGCTTAGCCAACAGTTTAGTAGTTTGCATAAAAATCTCTAGAAGCAAGTTAAATGGTTATTGTTTCTTTCCATTAAAGAGTATTGTCTTGAGCAGGCCGTGCAACTGAATATGCAGGCTATGAATTAGGAGGGATTTAGGATTTGCCAATGTCCAGCAGGTCACCCTAAAATTGACTAGAATGCAGGAAATCGCATCTTAGAAATTCAACATTTTCTGGGGaggaccccctgacccccctcagggctaagccccggatgtacACAGAGTCTTGCTCCGCCCCTGGACATAACACCTCGCAGCCAATCACTGCTCTTATTAAATGGCAGAACTCAACAAGTATGACACAAAACAACCACGTATTTTTGCATTAAGGTATAAAGACTGGTCtcaaagaaatgttttcatagatcattttattaaattatattCACAAAGCCTATAGTTTATTTCTTTACAGCGCTCATCCATCCATTTAAAGTTGGTGTCCTCCCAGTCATTTCTTAAGCAGTTCTTGTCCATGCCACCATCCGGTTTCCCGCTGAACCAGGAGGGGTTGTCCAATGACAGGACGTtcccatcaacccatctccacaTCCCTTCACTGGCCTCATCTGTCGCTCCGAGCCAGATGGTCCTGCCATGCCCGCTAATgaagtccatctcctctttattgtccaccaccaccagatctGCTCCGCGGGAAACGCATAACTCCCTGCTCTTAATCCAGGATTCCTGCTCATTGGAAAAAAAGtaacatttacaaccaaactTATCCCAACCACTTGGACAGTCCTGTTTACAAAGCAGTgagtctctctgctctgtcacaTTCTTCAGCTTTTGGAGAAGttgctccctgtctctgtcaaTGTCTGTCTTGTGTTGCACTGCCCATCCAAGCAGTCCAGCCAGCAGGACAACAGTCAGCAGgaccagaagcaccaccacagccctgatcgGACACCTAGGGCTCACAGGGTCCGGCTGCTGACTTCTTACTGTTCCCAGAGTAttggaggactcctctgtccccacatAGTCCTGGTGTTGATCTCTGAGGCTCTCAATGTTAGCGTAGATCTCCActatcctctcttctctctctccttgtgtgttcATGGCCTCTGTCATCGTGTTGGGAATGGCGTAAATCACCTCAGCCATATTCTGGTCCAAATTGTTTTCAGAGTCCTACTCCTTTGAGTGCTTTGTCTTTTTCTGTGCGTTTTGAATGCCAGCATCTCAAAGACTTAACACCTACTTTGATCAAACAGGAAGTATTTTAACCGGATGCCACTTTACATGGGCTTGCAGAGTCACTGTTAATGATTAGACACATCCTGTTTTCTTAGTAAGAGGTGTTGCGTATTTTAAGCagataagctgcccccacatagccacaagggagcaggatcgaacacataagctgcattacccccacatagccacaaggaagcaggatcgaacatataagctgcaataactactttagccacagatggcagcccCTTTCGACAGGTGAGGAAGCCGGAGccaatacgtcacataggccacgccctcTTGATACACACCAGAGCGGGAGTCAGATTTGAGGTCAGAAACGTACAGCTGCCCCGTTGAGAGACCTGTGGCTAAGCCCCGGGTCTTGTAGTAGCTCTGCGGTATTTTTCTCCACgtgtgttagatacaattcccccccttttgcttcatagttaaccttaccgaaatactttaacaaataaagtgttaCGGCTCAAGACAGGGTGGACCCAAACGCACGGCACAAATGACCACAGACGAGGACGATAGCAATTGACTGGTTTATTGCTACACGGATGGTTaaaggtggtgcaggtggtgacGGTCCACGTGCCGGGAGGCCCGAACCGGGGTTGGAGGAGTCAGCAGGCAGCCGAGCCGACAACCACACGGTGCGGATGGAACTCCGGCAGCAGAGCAGGGTTGGAGAATGGACGTGGTGGAGATGACTGGTAGGGGGACAGACGGATTAGGAACGGAGACTGGAACACGAGTAAACGGGAACACAGAGCTCGAAGAATCAAGAGGATACTCAACCGGTAAGTAGAACTGACGATCCATCCGGCGAAGAATGTTTGGAAGGCTGGGGTAGATATGCTGGGTCCTGATTGGAAATGACTGTCGGGTGCGGGTGATCAGCGTGGCTGGAACAGCTGGAACTGCGCGGCCACGCCCCCGCACATGAAACACTGAGACAGAGACGAACGGGGACAGACGAGACTAACACAGAGTGAACTAGCGGAAGCTAGGACCTGGTGGGAGAGACCGTGACATAAAGTGAGTTCAAAGtgatccggattggactactttcttcaagaacgcGACAGAGGTAGATGCAGTCTATCACTTATGGTCATAACCATAAGGATGATTGTTCGATCCACATCAAAAGGACATAAGTACACATCAAGACATTCGTCAAATACACATTTGAGCCATAGTTCTTGGCTAACCGTTCGGAACCGTTGCATAAAGCACAGCCATGAATAGTATTGCCATATAGTATTCATGGCTGTGTCTGTTACAGCAGATAATTTGATAGACGTTGGCATGGACGGATTAACATAACCCCGGGCCCTGGACACAAACCAGCCATAGACCCCTACCAACACGCAAATACACGCACTAGAACACCGaatttgggagagagagagagagagagagagagagagagtctaacCCTGCGGCTGCATGCATATATAAGGCGCGTGATGACGCCCACGCTTACGCATGTTCCCGACAGCAACCGTTAAAAAACAGTCAGAACTAGACAGatagtaggatcagtttcaagtttggatgcctttatttccttgaggCTTATCACCTCAtatcctttttctttttctatgaGAAGcattgccactgtatggaaggcaacacttccccttatctagagctggttcaccagtacacaacgtttaaaactgagcaaag from Gadus morhua chromosome 19, gadMor3.0, whole genome shotgun sequence harbors:
- the LOC115532239 gene encoding C-type lectin domain family 3 member A-like isoform X2, which produces MAEVIYAIPNTMTEAMNTQGEREERIVEIYANIESLRDQHQDYVGTEESSNTLGTVRSQQPDPVSPPQWPIRAVVVLLVLLSVALLAGLLRFVVQHKTVCMDGDMELLQRLKNVTEQRDSLLRKQDCQSGWDDFGYKCYLLSKVRGSWNKSRKNCVSHGADLVVVDSKEEMDFISGYGGYFWLGATDNVSEGMWRWVDGTVLSVDNPSWSRGKPDGGREKNCLRRFGEASNLKWTDESCESKRRGLCEHNLKNEG
- the LOC115532239 gene encoding C-type lectin domain family 3 member A-like isoform X1; the encoded protein is MIRNSETSLDQNMAEVIYNTPNMMTKARNTQGEREERIVEIYATSESLGDQHQDYMGTDESSNTLGTVRGQQPDPVSPPQWPIRAVVVLLVLLSVALLAGLLRFVVQHKTVCMDGDMELLQRLKNVTEQRDSLLRKQDCQSGWDDFGYKCYLLSKVRGSWNKSRKNCVSHGADLVVVDSKEEMDFISGYGGYFWLGATDNVSEGMWRWVDGTVLSVDNPSWSRGKPDGGREKNCLRRFGEASNLKWTDESCESKRRGLCEHNLKNEG
- the LOC115532240 gene encoding C-type lectin domain family 4 member M-like isoform X2, with product MAEVIYARPNMMTKARYTQGEREERIVEIYATIESLRDQHQDYVGTEESSNTLGTVRSQQPDPVSPPRCPIRAVVVLLVLLTVVLLAGLLGWAVQHKTDIDRDREQLLQKLKNVTEQRDSLLCKQDCPSGWDKFGCKCYFFSNEQESWIKSRELCVSRGADLVVVDNKEEMDFISGHGRTIWLGATDEASEGMWRWVDGNVLSLDNPSWFSGKPDGGMDKNCLRNDWEDTNFKWMDERCKEINYRLCEYNLIK